The following proteins are encoded in a genomic region of Mycobacterium sp. SMC-4:
- a CDS encoding helix-turn-helix transcriptional regulator — MKREVDYTWRLAELMAAHGMHNSTDLIPRLAERGIQLSRPQVYRVVHQRPERVSLQLMAALCDILGCGVEDLVTVTATDVRRRKTASGAAATPPPNVVELNKSVRPRRARVITDGPD; from the coding sequence ATGAAACGCGAAGTCGACTACACCTGGCGCCTCGCCGAGCTCATGGCCGCGCATGGCATGCACAACAGCACTGACCTGATCCCCCGCCTGGCCGAACGTGGCATTCAGCTCTCCCGACCCCAGGTCTACCGTGTTGTCCACCAACGGCCCGAACGTGTTTCGCTGCAACTGATGGCCGCGCTATGCGACATCCTCGGCTGTGGCGTGGAGGACCTGGTGACCGTCACTGCCACCGACGTCCGACGCCGGAAGACCGCATCCGGGGCAGCCGCTACCCCGCCGCCGAACGTGGTCGAACTCAACAAGTCGGTCCGGCCACGGCGGGCGCGGGTCATCACCGATGGCCCCGATTAA
- a CDS encoding site-specific integrase: protein MPVDKSGRVVLVGSVPLLHPEAQTVEDMLDGWRNQQLCRNLDHETISKRIALVRRFIDHCNEYPWAWTPAMVEEFFADLRGIKGRAQSTVRGYQNGLRLFCSYIADPDYGWDRVCEQRFGTHPAQVFFEWNTAAHVQDNEQNPLKRPFTKKELQDFFDHADEQVSLIANARKKGWLPAYRDSVMFKVAYSYGLRFNELRHLQTVDFSRNPHAAEFGRYGAVLIRYGKAKKGSPPKRRTVFTVFDWTPEVIADWLTHGQPYIDDSIDLFPSERGSLIAETTLLRRFRRYCDELDLPAGLDLHSFRRSHITHLIEDGWDAKFVQDQAGHDVASTTSLYTGVSSDYRTRTLRRMLDQTVKDALSFGEESS, encoded by the coding sequence TTGCCCGTCGACAAGAGCGGTCGCGTGGTTCTGGTCGGGTCAGTTCCGCTGCTGCATCCGGAGGCCCAAACCGTCGAGGACATGCTCGACGGCTGGCGCAACCAGCAACTGTGCCGCAACCTCGACCACGAGACCATCAGCAAGCGCATCGCCCTGGTGCGCCGCTTCATCGACCACTGCAACGAGTACCCCTGGGCCTGGACACCGGCGATGGTTGAAGAGTTCTTCGCCGATCTGCGCGGCATCAAAGGCCGGGCGCAATCGACCGTGCGCGGCTACCAGAACGGCCTACGGTTGTTCTGCTCGTACATCGCTGATCCGGACTACGGCTGGGATCGGGTATGCGAGCAGCGCTTCGGCACTCACCCTGCGCAAGTGTTCTTCGAGTGGAACACCGCTGCCCACGTCCAAGACAACGAGCAGAATCCGCTCAAGCGGCCCTTCACCAAAAAGGAGCTGCAGGACTTCTTCGATCATGCCGACGAGCAAGTGTCCCTGATTGCCAATGCCCGTAAGAAGGGCTGGCTGCCGGCTTACCGCGACTCGGTGATGTTCAAGGTGGCCTACTCCTACGGGCTGCGCTTCAATGAACTGCGACACCTGCAGACCGTCGACTTCTCGCGCAATCCGCACGCCGCCGAATTCGGGCGCTATGGCGCGGTTCTGATCCGGTACGGCAAGGCCAAAAAAGGCTCACCGCCGAAGCGGCGCACCGTGTTCACGGTGTTCGACTGGACACCCGAAGTCATCGCCGACTGGCTCACCCACGGCCAACCGTATATCGACGACAGCATTGACCTGTTCCCCAGCGAGCGCGGCAGCCTGATCGCTGAGACCACCCTGCTGCGCCGCTTCCGGCGCTACTGCGACGAACTGGATCTGCCGGCCGGACTGGATCTGCATTCGTTTCGCCGCTCGCACATCACCCACCTCATAGAGGACGGCTGGGACGCCAAATTCGTCCAAGACCAGGCCGGCCACGATGTCGCCAGCACCACATCCCTCTACACCGGTGTATCCAGCGACTACCGCACCCGCACACTGCGCCGCATGCTCGATCAGACCGTCAAAGATGCGCTCTCCTTCGGGGAAGAATCATCATGA
- a CDS encoding PIN domain nuclease, with protein sequence MALIARYVIDTSAAARMRSAPVGARLAPLIEAGLVATTAQLDAEALYSARSSEEYEQLWSDRRLAYEYLPTGDEQWQAALEAHRALARTGQHRSVGMADLLIAAVAAHHEVTVIHYDSDFETAAGVIPFEQRWVVERGTV encoded by the coding sequence ATGGCGCTGATCGCGCGCTACGTCATCGACACCAGCGCGGCCGCGCGGATGCGGTCGGCGCCGGTCGGCGCTCGGCTGGCGCCATTGATAGAGGCCGGACTGGTCGCAACGACCGCACAGCTGGACGCCGAAGCGCTATACAGTGCGCGTAGCTCCGAAGAGTACGAACAACTTTGGTCCGATCGGCGGTTGGCGTATGAGTATCTGCCGACAGGTGACGAACAGTGGCAAGCGGCACTGGAGGCTCATCGCGCGCTCGCGCGAACGGGCCAGCATCGGTCGGTCGGTATGGCGGATCTGCTGATCGCGGCGGTCGCTGCGCATCACGAGGTAACCGTCATCCACTACGACTCCGACTTTGAGACGGCCGCCGGCGTAATCCCCTTCGAACAGCGGTGGGTTGTGGAACGAGGCACCGTCTGA
- a CDS encoding AlpA family transcriptional regulator codes for MAHKCAQLYTYPMQEYLSSTQVADELGISRDALNSEIRAGRFIAPDAVVGGRFQGWSRETVEQIRRDREGGNVIRCDVAGVRYLIAEVREAAETVRAYGFSPGKPVSDVYVQIPRTLLILVARMESEMRRLIVLDHTYARIITGSDDPRHHEETPIEFEVDPVNSLVFPLGTDPQMRSYRLRNAAQQLGAVVTRMPDVLKSAEARAVMRALGTERDKITDYTDELEQDLNESIA; via the coding sequence GTGGCACACAAATGTGCTCAGCTCTATACTTACCCCATGCAGGAATACTTGAGCAGCACGCAAGTAGCTGATGAGCTGGGGATTAGCAGAGATGCACTCAACTCGGAGATCAGGGCTGGCCGTTTTATTGCCCCGGATGCTGTCGTCGGTGGCCGCTTTCAGGGATGGAGTCGCGAGACGGTGGAGCAGATCCGCCGAGATCGCGAGGGCGGGAATGTCATTCGGTGCGACGTCGCTGGTGTGCGATACCTGATCGCTGAGGTACGAGAGGCGGCCGAAACGGTCCGGGCGTATGGCTTTTCACCCGGAAAGCCCGTCAGCGACGTCTACGTGCAGATTCCGAGAACCTTACTGATCCTCGTCGCGCGGATGGAGTCCGAAATGCGGCGGCTGATTGTCCTCGATCACACGTATGCACGCATCATCACCGGTAGCGATGACCCTCGGCACCACGAAGAGACACCCATCGAGTTCGAGGTGGACCCGGTGAACAGCCTCGTATTCCCGCTAGGGACCGATCCGCAGATGCGCTCGTACCGACTGCGCAACGCTGCCCAACAGTTGGGAGCCGTGGTGACACGGATGCCCGATGTTCTCAAGAGCGCAGAAGCTCGTGCCGTGATGCGGGCGCTGGGCACGGAGCGCGACAAAATCACCGACTACACCGACGAACTGGAACAGGACCTCAACGAGTCCATCGCATAG